The following DNA comes from Amycolatopsis albispora.
AGCGGGCACCTGCGTCGCGCCCACGTGGTCGTCTGGCATCTGAACCCCACTGGTTACAGTCGTATTAAGGTTAGGCCATGGATGGTGATAAGCTGGTGGTGGTCATCGTCGACGACCACGATCTGTTCACACAGGGCTTGGCTCTGTTGCTGGAGAGCCGGGTCGGCGATCGTATCTCGGTCGCAGGGTCGACCAGCCGGCCGGAGGAAGCGGCCGCGCTGGTCGGTTCGACTGGCGCCGGTCTGGCGATCGTCGATCTCGCCATGCCGCCGATCGGCGGCGTGGCGGCAGTCCGGCACATCAAGTCGCGCCATCCGGACACCAGGATCTTGGCGCTGTCGGGCACCACCGATCGGGGTTTGGCGGAGGAGGCATTGTTGGCGGGCGCCGACGGTTACCTGTCGAAGTCCGCGGACCCCGACACGCTCGTCGCCCCATTACTAAGCGTCGCGGCCGGTTTCCGAGTCGTCGAACCAGATCTGTTCACCGCGCTGCTGGATGGCATCCGCCGCCCGCCGGAAACGATTCTCCAGAGATTGGATACCGAGGAGATGCGCCTGTGGGGCTTGCTCGCGCGGGGCGCCGAGACCATCGAAATCGCCGAACGGATGCTGGTCTCCGAGCGTACGGCCAAACGCATGATCGCGGCCCTGTTACACAAGCTCGACGTCGGGAGCCGCGCGGAAGCCGCGGGACTGGCTGGATACTATGGGCTGATCGACCGGCCCAAGGATACGGGCGTCTGAGACATGCCGGCATCAAGGTCCCCACAAGGCCAGAACGGACAGGACGACGAAGGCAGCCGCCACCACCTGTGCGGCGACCGCACCCCGGCGCAGCACCCGCGCGCGGCGGGCGCGTTCCCGGGCACCGAGCGCCGCAGGTACCGCCGTGTCGGCATTCCGCAAGCCCCACCGGCCGAGCAACACGAGTAGTACCGCCAGCACGAGCAGGGGACCCGCCGTGCTCACCGGGGACCCCCTTGCCGGGGCGGCTGACCGGGTTCGGCTGGCTCCTGCCCTTGGGGAACCCCGAGCTCACCCGGCTGCACGCTCGGCGGAGCGTCCGGGGATGCGGGCAGGTAGGCATCGGCGTACTGGATGTCCGCGTCGCGGATTCGCTCGGCCAGCCAGTCGCGCCAGGTTTGGAGCTTTCGTTCCAGTTCGAGTTGCTGCTTCAGCGGGTCGCGCACCTGGTCGAACCTCGCGGGCTCGGCCGGGGTGATTCCGGTGACCATACCGACGTTCCAGCCGAACTTGTTCTGCACAGGGCCGAAGTGCTCACCCCGCCCAGCGGCGAAGGCTGCCTTGGCGTAGCCGGGCTGAAGCTGGTCCCGGGTCACGGTGCCAAGGTTTCCACCGTCGCTTCGGGTCGCGCTGTCAAGACTACGCTGTCGGGCAAGCGTGTCGAACGATGCCCCGCTGCGGAGTTCGGCAACGATCCGGTCTGCCTCGTCTTTGGTCCGAACGACGATGTTGGCCAGTTCCCGGCGCTCAGGAGTCCCCAGCTGATCTTTTCGTTTGCTGAATGCCTCACGGATTTCCTGGTCGCCGACCTCCGGTGTGTCCTTGGTGACCGTGTTGAACAGCTGGTCCATGGCCAACTGCTTCTTCACCTCGTCCAGGACGGCTCGTTCCGACGTGCCCGCGTTGCCCAGCGCCTGGACGAACTGGTCGCGACCTTGGGTGCCTTCGCCGAACTGCTGGGTGACGAACCGGCTCAACGTGTCCCGGGCCGCCTTGTCCGCCACCACGATGCCGTGGTCCCGCGCCGCCCTGTCGAGGAGCAGGCTCACCGCATAGGCCTTGGCGGCGTCGCGCCGGAAACGGTCCAGCCTGCCGGGCTCCTGCGGTGGCTCGATACCGTAGAGTGCACGCCATGTGTCGGTGACTTCGCCTAGGTCGTCAACGGTGACGACACGATCGTCGATCCGGAAGGCGGCATCGTCCGGCAGTTGCTCACCAACCCACCAGAGGTAGCCGCCCGCGCCACCGCCCGCGAGCAGCAGCGTCACGGCCGCGACTGTCCGCGCCTTCCGGGTCCGCGGGAGCCTGATTCGCCTGAGGAGGCCGCGCAGGCCGCCCGGCTCACCGTCGGCGTTCCGCTCGGCATCTACGCCGTCCGCACCGCTGTCGTCGTTGTTGGCGATGTCGCGGTCTTGGCCACCCGTGCCCTGGGTTCCTTGCTCTCGCCGCTGGTCCGGCGAGCAATCCTCGGCGACGTGGGTGTCCCGGTCCGTGCCCGAACGCTCTGCGTCGTTCTCACGCGTATCAGCATCCTGTTCCTTGGCATCCGTCACGTCGGATGTCTGCCGCTGCTTCATGATCCACCTCCTGGCGTGGTGACGGATACGGGCGGAGTGGTCGCGGTCGCTGGGCGACGATCGCTCCGCCGGAGGGGCTTCACGGTAAGCCAGACGACGCACGCCGCGGCTCCGAGGGCGAGCAGCACCGATGCGGCGAGCAGCAGACCGAACTCCCGGACCGCCTCGAGCTGGGACACGGCGAGCACCGCGTACCCGACGGCCGATGTCGCCGTGGCCAGCAACACGGAGGTGCGCAGCGCGGCGTTGCCCCGTCGCACCGCTTCGGCGAGCAGCACGGTGAACTCGCACCCGACGGCCGCTGTCAGGGAACCCAGCGCGGCGGTGATCGGGGTCAGCGGAACCCGTGCCACCCACAGGGCGGCGAGGCCGACCCCGGTTGCGAGGGTGGCGGCGGCGACGGCGCGCGCGGCGTCGCTCCTGCGGCGCAGGCCGATCAGGAGCACGCCCCCAGCGGCGAGGATCCCCGCCACATTGGTGATGACACGGTCGGAGGAGACAAGTTCATGCCCGCGGACCGCAGCCATCGGCAAGCCGGTCAACTCCACCCGGTACCCCGTCGGGGGCGGTGGCAGGTTCCTGGCGACGTCGTCGCGCAGCGTCCGCAGCTGGTCGAGGTCGTCCATGCGCACACCGAAGCTGAGCACAGCTGCCCGCCGGTCGTCGCGGAACACCGAGCCGGTGAGGTACGGCGGCAGCAGCCGGGTCGCGGCCTCGATCTGCGCGGCGGACGGCGACGACCCGAGGAAGGGAAGCAGGGTGGCGGGCGAGATGACCGGCCGGAGCTGGTCTCCGTGCCGTTCGACGATCATGCTCTGAGCGCTGTGGGACCAGCTGACGGCCTGGGGTGCGAGCACGTCGGGGCCGCGCAACACCACCGCCACCTCACCGGAGGAGCCGATGACCGATTCCACCTTACGCGCGTCCTCGAGGGTTTCCAGCCCTGCGGCGAAGTTGCGGAAGTCGCTGTCGAGTCTCAACTGCGGCAGCATGACCCAGCCCGTCGCCGCGACCGCGACGGCGAGCAGCGCGGCAGCAGCCCGGATCGGCCAGGACGCAGCGGTGCGGGTAGCGGGCCGACGGTCGCCGCGAGGCTCAGCGTCAGCCCGTGACACCGCGCGCACCAGCACCATACCCAGCGCGGCGGCGAGCAGAACGCCGAAGGCCAGCGTCAGGCCGAGGTCCCGGACGAGGGGTAACGGGGACAGCGCCAGGGTGGCGAATGCCGCCGCGGTCGCGCTGGCGACCACCAGCACGACGCGACGCCGGGCGTGCTGCGCGAAGTAGGTTGGATAGTAGCTGCCGATGCCCAAGAGCACGGGAAGGAAGGCGACCACGCCCAGGGACAGGGGCCGGTCTAGCCACCCGAACGTGGCGACCGTGAGCGCCACCGCCACGGTGGTCGTCACCACGGGCAGGAGCCGTCGTCGCACACCCCGGGTCCAGGGGATGAGCAGAAAGCACGCGGCGACCGCCACCACCGCGATCCCCCCGATCACAGGGATTTCCCAGCGCACCTGACTGGCCAGATCCGAGGTCACCGTGGGAACGCCGGAAACGATGGCACGCTCGGCACCCACGGTGTCGCGGGCCGCCGAGACGGCATTCCGGACGCTCTGCACGAGCCGGTCGGTGCCGTCCTGGTCCAGCCCCTCGCGTGGCCGGATCAGCACGGCGACGGCCCGGTCGGACGGGACCATGAACCGCCACTGTGGTTTGGGTTGCCCGTCCGGTGTGTGGAGGACCGTCTCAACGAAGCCGGGGTTGCGCAACGTGGGCAGCCCAGCCGGAAGCCCTTGCACCAGGAGTGCCCCGTACCGGGCGTCGAACTCGGCCGCCGTCGCGTCTCCGCCTCGGGCGCGGAGGGCGTCGCGTCGTCCCGCGAGCTCGGCGAGCAGGTCCTGCACCCGGCCGGCGATCTGGTTGAGCGTGGTCGCGGGGCCGTAGGTGGCGGCGACGTCGGGTAGGCGTGACAGCTGGCCCTCCAGCTGCAGCAGCGGCAGCAAATGTTGCTGGTCGAGCAGCTCACCCGGCTGGCGTGACTCGAGCAGGACCACGACGGGGTCCCCGCCGAAGTCGGACGCCGCCGCCTGCAGCTCCTGCAGCGCGGGGTCGTCGTGTGGCAGGAAGGACTCGACACTGGTCTCCAGGCGCACCTGTGCCAGCCCGCCGATCAGGAAGGCGACCACGAGCAGGGCGCCCAGGATGGTCACGGCGCCGCGTTTGGTCCGGTACCGCGACCACCGGGGGCGCCGCTTCTCCGCTGGCGCATGGGAGTGCCGACCCCAAGGCATGGGCAGTCGGAGCCGGAGGCGTGGAGGACGCGGCCTTCTCATTTGTTATCACGCTGCACGCGGGGGTACTCGCCGTCGAACGGGCCCGGGTTGGCCGCCTCCCCCGGTGCGGGGTACGGGTTGTACTTGTCCAGCAGGGGGATCTGGTTGAGGTTGAGCGGGTTGCCCCGGACGCTCTGCTCGTTGACCGGCGGGAACGTCCGCAGCCAGCGGCCGTTGGTGTCCCCCCGTGCCATCGACTGTGCCATGTTGGCGAACATGCTGGCGACATCGGGGCCGTAGGGCCGCAAGTAGGCCAGCATGGGGTTGACGTCGGCGAGCGCCACGTCGAGGGTCGGCAGCAGGCGCTGCGCGTCGGCCGCCACCGCGGGGACCCTCGTGAGGGTGTCCGGCGCGGTGTTCAGCACGCCGTCCAGGGAGGGCAGCAGGCCGCGCAGGTCGGCGGAGGTCCGCGGCAGTTCCCGCAGTGCGGCACTGAGGTCGGGGGCGGCCGTACGCAGGTTCTGGGCGATGGGTGCCAGGCTGGTGGAGAGCCGGTCCAGGTCGTCGGTGGCGGCGCTCGCGCTGTCCAGGACCGGTGGTAGTCGACGGAGCACCGCCTCGATCTGGCCGGCGCCGTCGGCGGTGGTACGAGTCAGGGTGTCGGCGTCGGCGACCAGCCGGGCAATCTGTCCTTGGCTGGTGTCGAGCGCGGCCAGCAGGGTCGCCGTCTTCCCCGTGAGTTTCGACAGATCGTCGCTCTGGGCGGACAGCGCGGCCAGGGCGCCCTGTCCCTCCCGGCCGAGGTAGCCGAGGCCGGTGAGCGCACGGGAGATGTTCTCGCGGCTGCCTTCCGTCGCCCCGCCGAGGGAACGCACCGCGCTTGCCAGCGCCTCACGGGTGGGCTGGTCGAGGCTGGCCAGAACATCGTTGAGCTGCACCGGCGGCTGGCCGGCTGAGTCCGGCAGGGTGGCGCCGCTGGGCACCGGCGCGCCGTCACCGTCGCTGATCTCCAGGAAGGTCTCCTCGACCAGGGTCTTGTTCCGGACCCGCACCGTGGCACCTTCGTGCACCGGATACTGGTTGTCCAGTTCCATCGTCACGCGTGCCCGCTCCCCGGCAGGGCGAACCTCGGCGACTTCGCCGACCCGGACGCCGGCGACCATCACGTCCGCGCCGGGCACCAGGTTCGCCACCCGGGGAAAGCTCGCCGACAACTGGTAGGCCGAGCGTTGGAAGGGAAGCCGCCCGCCCGAGTTGTCCCAGAGATAGCCGAAGATCACGGCGCACACGGCGACGAAGACGATCAGGACGGTGAGCCGGATGGCCGGCAGCACGGAATGCGAGATTCTCATGGTGGTCGACCGCCTAGCGTGGTGTCGGGCTGGACAGGATCTCGGCGCCCGGGAGCGGCAACGTGCTGGGCGTCACCTGGAGCAGGCCACGCAGGATGCCGCCATTGGCGTCGTGGAGGCTGGTCACCGAGTTGGTCTGGTACACGAAGGCTCCCAGGTCGTTGAGATAGGGGAGCAGGGAGGCGGTGATCGGCTCCAGCCGGCTGGTGGTGTGCCGCAGGTCGGGCAGGAGGGCGTTGACGTCAGTCACCAGGGGCCGCAGGTCGTTGACGACGGGCCTGGCCTTGGTCACCACCGGGTTGGCCACGTCCACGGTCTCGCCGACGCGATCGACGGTGGCGGTCAGCCTGCGCAAGGAATCCGGGAGCGTGCCGGAGGCCTGCCGCAGGCTGTCCAGGACCGGATCGAGCTGGTCGCTCAGGGCCTGCACGCTGCCGGTGGCGCGGCCTAGCTCGTCGGTCACGTCGGGCAGCTGGGCGAGCGCCTCGTCGATGGCGTCACTCTGCTCTCCGGCCGCGGCCAGCGTGTGCTGCAGGTTCCTCGCGAGCTCGGCCAGGCGCTGGTCGTTCTCACCGACGGCGCTGGACACCTGAGCGAGTGCGGTGACCAGTTGCGCGAGCTTGTCCTTGCGGGTCTGCAGCTCGACGACGACGGGTTTGAGGTCACGCACGACGCGGTCGGTGGCGGACAGCCCGCCCGGCAGTGCCTCCGGCGCGTGGGCCAGTGCCGTGTCGGACTCGGTGAGCAGCGCGGTCAGGGCGCTGCGGGTATTCGTGTCGAGGTGCGCGAGGACCTCGTCCGCTTGGATGGGCCGCTGCGACTGCGTTGCCGGGATCATGTCCCCTTCGGCGAGCGG
Coding sequences within:
- a CDS encoding MlaD family protein gives rise to the protein MRISHSVLPAIRLTVLIVFVAVCAVIFGYLWDNSGGRLPFQRSAYQLSASFPRVANLVPGADVMVAGVRVGEVAEVRPAGERARVTMELDNQYPVHEGATVRVRNKTLVEETFLEISDGDGAPVPSGATLPDSAGQPPVQLNDVLASLDQPTREALASAVRSLGGATEGSRENISRALTGLGYLGREGQGALAALSAQSDDLSKLTGKTATLLAALDTSQGQIARLVADADTLTRTTADGAGQIEAVLRRLPPVLDSASAATDDLDRLSTSLAPIAQNLRTAAPDLSAALRELPRTSADLRGLLPSLDGVLNTAPDTLTRVPAVAADAQRLLPTLDVALADVNPMLAYLRPYGPDVASMFANMAQSMARGDTNGRWLRTFPPVNEQSVRGNPLNLNQIPLLDKYNPYPAPGEAANPGPFDGEYPRVQRDNK
- a CDS encoding MMPL family transporter — encoded protein: MTILGALLVVAFLIGGLAQVRLETSVESFLPHDDPALQELQAAASDFGGDPVVVLLESRQPGELLDQQHLLPLLQLEGQLSRLPDVAATYGPATTLNQIAGRVQDLLAELAGRRDALRARGGDATAAEFDARYGALLVQGLPAGLPTLRNPGFVETVLHTPDGQPKPQWRFMVPSDRAVAVLIRPREGLDQDGTDRLVQSVRNAVSAARDTVGAERAIVSGVPTVTSDLASQVRWEIPVIGGIAVVAVAACFLLIPWTRGVRRRLLPVVTTTVAVALTVATFGWLDRPLSLGVVAFLPVLLGIGSYYPTYFAQHARRRVVLVVASATAAAFATLALSPLPLVRDLGLTLAFGVLLAAALGMVLVRAVSRADAEPRGDRRPATRTAASWPIRAAAALLAVAVAATGWVMLPQLRLDSDFRNFAAGLETLEDARKVESVIGSSGEVAVVLRGPDVLAPQAVSWSHSAQSMIVERHGDQLRPVISPATLLPFLGSSPSAAQIEAATRLLPPYLTGSVFRDDRRAAVLSFGVRMDDLDQLRTLRDDVARNLPPPPTGYRVELTGLPMAAVRGHELVSSDRVITNVAGILAAGGVLLIGLRRRSDAARAVAAATLATGVGLAALWVARVPLTPITAALGSLTAAVGCEFTVLLAEAVRRGNAALRTSVLLATATSAVGYAVLAVSQLEAVREFGLLLAASVLLALGAAACVVWLTVKPLRRSDRRPATATTPPVSVTTPGGGS
- a CDS encoding peptidylprolyl isomerase, whose product is MKQRQTSDVTDAKEQDADTRENDAERSGTDRDTHVAEDCSPDQRREQGTQGTGGQDRDIANNDDSGADGVDAERNADGEPGGLRGLLRRIRLPRTRKARTVAAVTLLLAGGGAGGYLWWVGEQLPDDAAFRIDDRVVTVDDLGEVTDTWRALYGIEPPQEPGRLDRFRRDAAKAYAVSLLLDRAARDHGIVVADKAARDTLSRFVTQQFGEGTQGRDQFVQALGNAGTSERAVLDEVKKQLAMDQLFNTVTKDTPEVGDQEIREAFSKRKDQLGTPERRELANIVVRTKDEADRIVAELRSGASFDTLARQRSLDSATRSDGGNLGTVTRDQLQPGYAKAAFAAGRGEHFGPVQNKFGWNVGMVTGITPAEPARFDQVRDPLKQQLELERKLQTWRDWLAERIRDADIQYADAYLPASPDAPPSVQPGELGVPQGQEPAEPGQPPRQGGPR
- a CDS encoding MlaD family protein, which encodes MSGTRHRLRKTWQRVRNEPRLGRNVLTLAVLVALGLGAGGYILSQQGSGTTTWPWQDQFVFTAEFDNAPAVSPGNGQEVRIAGVQVGQIESASVSDDGKAELTLSIEPGHTVYDNARTVLRPKSPMNEMYVEIDPGGPPGKPLAEGDMIPATQSQRPIQADEVLAHLDTNTRSALTALLTESDTALAHAPEALPGGLSATDRVVRDLKPVVVELQTRKDKLAQLVTALAQVSSAVGENDQRLAELARNLQHTLAAAGEQSDAIDEALAQLPDVTDELGRATGSVQALSDQLDPVLDSLRQASGTLPDSLRRLTATVDRVGETVDVANPVVTKARPVVNDLRPLVTDVNALLPDLRHTTSRLEPITASLLPYLNDLGAFVYQTNSVTSLHDANGGILRGLLQVTPSTLPLPGAEILSSPTPR
- a CDS encoding response regulator transcription factor, producing the protein MDGDKLVVVIVDDHDLFTQGLALLLESRVGDRISVAGSTSRPEEAAALVGSTGAGLAIVDLAMPPIGGVAAVRHIKSRHPDTRILALSGTTDRGLAEEALLAGADGYLSKSADPDTLVAPLLSVAAGFRVVEPDLFTALLDGIRRPPETILQRLDTEEMRLWGLLARGAETIEIAERMLVSERTAKRMIAALLHKLDVGSRAEAAGLAGYYGLIDRPKDTGV